GCCCGGCTCAGAGGCACACGTTGATCTGCTTGGAGAGCTCTCGCTCCAGGTCCAGGATGAGGGCGTCGAAGTCTTTGAGGTTCAGGTGCGGGTTGAAGGGCGCCTCGAAGTCGTCGTCGAAGTCCGCGGCGCCCGCCGGCTCGCCCgcctcctcgtcctcgtcctcgctGTAGCCGCCCGTCACGTGGTCGTAGTCCGGCCCGGACAGAAAGTCCCGCCCGCACGGCAGGAAGTCGCGTCCGCAGACGCTCCAGTCGCCCGCATAGCGGTTACTTGGGGGGCTCTCGGGGCCGCCACGGCCGCGGGGCCGCGCCACCACTTCGGGGCCGGCGAGCGGCAGGTGCAGCGGGGGCTGCCGCTTGGGCCGCAGGTACGGCGCgaggcctggaggctccgggggccTGCGGGGATCTGCGGGGGAAGAGCGGGGCTCGTGATTGGCTGCCTCGCTAACCGGGCCCCGGATTGGCCCGGCGACCTGCCATCGGCTCGGGGGACGGGGTTTCACTGGCCGAGCCGACCTCTGATGGGCGGGCCCAGAGGCCGGGCGTCCGACCGCGTCAAGCAAGGATTGGCTTAGGCTGCCGGGTACCGGATTACTCGGGCGAGGGGGCGTGGCCCGCCTAGTCCGAGGCTCCGATTGGTCGGCCGAGAAAGCATCCGGCGGCAGCCTGGCCTGGATTGGcggcgcgggccgggggcgggctcACCTGGCCAGGCCTGCAGCAGGTAGTGCAGCACCTCGATGTGGCGCTTGAAGTCCACTGCGTTGCTGAGGCCCGGGCCAGAGCTGCGGATGCGGGGCCTGGAGGGTGCCTGGCGCGCCGGCAGCAGCACGGGCCCGAAGCACACGGCCAGGTTCTGCGGGGTCATGCGGTTGTGGGCGTGGAAGGAGGAGACCAGGCGCAGGTGGTCCAGGAGAAGCGTCAGCGTGGCCTGAGAGAAGACGGTTGGGAATCATGAGGCGAGTGAAGCCGGTCCCCTGTCACACCCGAGTGGAGACCAAGGCGGCCCAGAGTGGGGAAACGACAGAGCTAGGGCTTCGGGATTATGGAGGGAAGACTGACGACAAAAGTAATTTGGCTTTGGTCTGGGAGAGCTTGGATTTGGATGGACCCACTCCTCTGTGTATTAGGCAGGGCTAGCATTAatcccgttttacagatgagggtactgaggcacagagggtcAGTCAGGACTTCTCCAGGATCTCACAGCCAGGAACCTTCCTTGTGGTAGGTGGACAGACCTGTATTCAGAGCCTGCATTTTTGTGATATCCTGGCTGTGCATGCTTGGGGGACTCACTtaactgctctgagcctcagtttccgtAGCTATGAGGTGGGGATACTAATAGCACCCACTTTCTAGGGTTGTGACAGTGCCACACGTTCATGCACACTGTGAGCGCAGGTGTGGGTGCAGCACTCTCCTGGTATCAGCCCACTCTTGAGTCCTGCCCTCTCCCACCAGCACAACTTACCCTCTCCACATCCGGCAGGCAGTTGAGGAGCTCACGGGTGCCCTCAGTGCTAGAGGGGGCCCTGCTTGGGGGTCCTTGGGCCATGGCCTCCAGCACCACCTGATAGAGGGGCTGGGTGATGAGTGGGGTGGGCAACTCCCGAAGATAATCCTTGAGGatgcctgtggacacagggccCACTCTGGTCAGGGCAACCCTGGCTTCTGAGCCTGGAGGGGTcagctggggctgggagggggaagaggaggacagGCACAGGAAAGTGAAAACAAGGCCAGACAGGAAGGGGGCGGTCACAGAGGGACCACAGGGACTCCCTTGAGGTGAAGGTTGAATAGGGAGACAGTAGGGGCAGAAGGGGCATGCTGACCAGTGATGACATTGATATCGGGATACAGGTCCTCAGAGAGGCAGACAGCTGCACTGTCCCGCTCAAAGGCATCCCGGAGCTCTTTCTTCAcagctgctgagccacacagacggTACAGCCCCACCACCTGgaggtggggacagagagagatcCTGCCAGTGCTACAAACTGATCAGGgctgggtggggtgaggggtggaggtCTGGGTCAGGGTGGCAGTGGGCTGAGGGGTAGGGGCTGACTGTAGCTTTACCAGCTGCCTTCCTGCTCCTCTGACACCTGTATGGGGCCCCCACCTGGCTGCCTGAACAACCTGGCCCTGTAAACCCTCTGCTTGGATCATTCATCCTGGCACCACCCTCCTTTGACTCAAGAAATGACTCCCCTTAGCTCACttgtcacctcctctgggaagcctttcctGACTACTCCAACCAGCTTTAAACTCTCCCAGCTTCTTCACTATTGTCCCAGCCACAGTGAATTATTGGAATCATGTCTTTTCTCCCAGCTGACTCTGAGCTCCAGAAAGTCTGGGACCAGGTAGTACTAAACAGATGGATGACCTATGGGTTCTGGGTTGGGTGCTATGGTCTAGGGGAGCTTCCAGCTTGTCTAAGCTGGGATTGGATTTAGGAGTGTGCCAGGCAGGATGTATGTGTGGGGAAGGCCTGGGCTCTGTGTGCTGAGTATCCTGGGGTATAGGTCTGAGGGCcagctggggtggggcagggggctcaCCCGAAGCCCTCGGCGCTCAATCTGCCCAACGCACTTCTGgatgatgaggggcacctggccggGGGGCTGTTCCCGTTCCACCAGCAGCGGCAAGGGCAGCCCAAAGACTCGGGGCTCATCTGTGCCTGGGGCTTCCTGCTGCTCTGACAGCGTCAGCTTGGCATACAACAGCCCCTGGGGCTCCAGACGCACGGCCAGTTGCTGGGCCTGGCACCCTGAAGATACAAGGGTATCTGTGGAGTCTGCCCCCACAGGCTTCTATGCCCTGGTCTCCTACTCCAAATCACACCCCCACCTGGAAACTCTGGGGGAAAGGGGGAGCTGAATCCTGTGCCAACCGCCCCTCCCTTGCAGCCATGTATCCTACCTCGGAAGACTGTGGGTAGGAGCACAGTGCCCTGGGCGCAGGGCCGGTGCCTCCGCACACCCGGGTCCCACGCCAGCACCAGTGCCCGCAGCAGCCGGGCCGCCTCGAGTTCTAGGTGGAAGGTGTGGTCCAGCCGCAAGAAGTCTGGTCCCCCCCGCAGTGGCCCTGTTCGGGCCCGGGCCACCCCATCCACCTGCAGTAGGCAGCAGAGGTCTCTTGGGGTGGCCCCAGGTGCCGGCCGCAGACCCCCCAGCCCATACAAGTGTAGGCTGAGGCGGCCCCAGAGTGCGGCGGGGGGTGCTCGGGCTGTTGGGCCCACCTCATAGGGCCGGAAGGCAGTGGGCGACGGGGGCCCTGCTGGGCGCTCTGGTGAGTCACCATCACTGAGGTAACCGGCCCGAGGGCCCCGcgtggccccagcccctgctgccCGTCCGGGGGTCCCCACACTGCTGTCCAGGTGGTAACGGCTGATGACGGAGCCCTCGGGGGCGGCCCTCTCACGCTCTCTGCCAGCCCTGGTGCCCCGCAGGCTCAGCCGGCGCCTAAGGTCGGGCAGCTTCTTCATCTTCATGGACAGACGCCTGGCTGGGCCGGGGGACTTTGTGCGGGAGGTTTTGGTGGGGGGGCTGGCAGGGGCTGCACCTGAGGGAACAGCAGATCTCAGGGTTCAGAAGcctgggcttggggtgggggtgaagctGGTGGGCATCTTGGGGGGCTGGAGGTATGTGGCTAATGCTCACCTTGGGAGGCCGGGCCCTCTGGCTCAGCTGAGCCTGGTTGTGGTCCTGGGGGCTCAGGTGCCAGGGGTCTGGAGTCTTCCTCAGGGATAGGGTTATACCAAATCTCACCCGCAGGCTCCCCGCTTCCAGGTGCCCTGGGCCCCAAAGCAGCCTCTTCTGGTGGCTTGGCCCCACCCAGCACCCATCGGCGGCtgctgggctccaggctctgcaGGTAGGCCCCCCGAGCTGGGCTCCGAGATGTCTCAGGGCTCGGGGGCACCTCTGCTCCAGCCTGGGACCCTTCAGGGGCCTGGGGCTCTGGCTCTGGAGGACTGGGCTCCGGGCGCTGGGCTGGGCGGCCTGGCAGAGAGCAAGGAGAGTGAGACGCAGCTACCCCCTGCtacccccagggcagccccagccctCAGCTCATTCCCTgcaggggccagggctggggtgcACACAGTGCTGGCACTCACTCCACATGTTTGTTTGGAATAGGCGGGCACAGGCCAGCAATCTCATTGGTTGCAAGCTTAGAGCCAGCCCCCTCTTAGTCGCTGGGGTCCCAAACagtgtccctctgcccttcttcagCTTCGGGGGTCCAGTGGGGTTTCTCCAGACCTGGGCCATGCATTCTCAGCTCTACCTCCCAACTCTGGGTGGAGCCCGGCCCCCGTCCCTTCCTCCTGGCagctttgggcaagttgctttcCTTCTTTGAGCCTCAGTGCCCTCCCGTTAAATGGGGGGAGGAGGATTCAATGCCCCCCTCCAGGGAGGCATCAGAGAGCTCATTGTGGGGATGGCTTCCTAGGGATCCAGGTTATGGTCGAGCTCAAAGCCTGCAGTGAACCCTGGCTTGCTCCTTTCGGAAGACAGGAGCAGGCACGACAGCTAGGGCTGCGTCCTCCCTTGGCTACATCACTAACCCCAAACCAcctcctacccacccccacccccacccccctgcctgtCTTCCAGACTCTGCCTCCATCCTGGAGTGGGCCCGGTCTCTCAGCCCAGTCCAGATCCCCACAGTCAACGCCTTGGGGCCTCCCCTTTGCTCCATCCTCCAGTCTCTGACATCCTGGGCTGTTTCCTGTCTGTGTGCGTGGGCACCCCAGTCCCTTCTCTCTGCTCGAGGAACCTTGGGAATCTTTGGGAAGggcttggtggtggtggtggtggtggtggggcggtCAGAGCGTGGAGTCGGCAGGCCTCCCTCCCTTAACTCCTTCCTTTCTGGGACTTTCTGACCCACGCTGCTCCCAGTTCCTTAAGGTCTCCTCTTGCTTGCTGGTGGACTCCCTCCTCTGGTCAACTCTTATTTCCAACGCCCTGGGCTCTGTCTCGGGGGTCCCTATTAGTAGTATAGTCCAAAGAGCTGTTTAAGTCACTTAATTGGCTATGGGCACtgctccgtgcctcagtttccctgcccgTATTAAAGGGACAGTTTCCTAAGGTTGCCTAAGGTGGGCGCAGCTGCAGTCACTGGTTAATAGGTGGAAGGGGGCTGGGGGGTGACCACTGTGACTGATGCACCGCCTCTCTCCCTCCGCTGCAGGAGTTCGCTGCCCATCtgccatcccgggtctccaagggCGCGGGGTGTCCCCCCGCCTGGGCCCGTTTACCAGCTTCCCAAGTGCTCCTCCCCTCCGCCCTCCAGGCGCTCGGTCTCGGCCCCATTTCCTGTAAGGGGCGAGGCCCCCTCCCGGGCCTCTACAGGAGCCCGCAGCGCTGGCATCCCGGGCCAGGCGCACATAACGGTCCGCGCCCCCTCTGCCCCGCGCCCAGCCCCTTCCTGCCAGGACCCCTGCCCGCTCTCGGCCCCCCGCCCGGGGCCGCAGGGGACTCCGCGGGgctccccctcgccccccagccGTCCCGCCTTGGGGCTCCGGGACCCcctcccgggcggggcggggctcggcgCCCCCTCCTCGGCCGCCTCCCCGGCTCACCGCGCTCCTTCGCGTCCGACTTTTTCCGGGGAAGTTTCTCCCGGCCCCGCAGGCGGGAGAAGGTTTTCCTGAGCAGCGGCTCGGCCATGCTGGGGCCCGGGCCGGGCCGAGTGCGCGCCCCGGGCTCCGGCCgcaccgccccccgccctccccgccccgcccgggcctccccgcccgccccccgctccGCGCCAGCAGGAAGCGCATTCCGGGAATGCTTggcccaaacttttttttttttttttttttttccccttcccgcGGCCTGAGCGAGCGATGCTGGGAGATGTAGTCGCCCGGGCCGcgtggggaggggatgggggcgCTAGGCTGCCTTCCTCGCTCCACCTGTGCGTATCCTGGCACGGTCCTGGGCCCTCGTCTAACGTCTTACCCACCCTCTTTACTGAAGGAACACTGCAAGTTCTCTAGGATTTACCTTTAAAGCGCATCCTGCACgtattccacccccccccccccccccgccctcctttcCCTGTCTACTGGTCCAGCCTGGTGCAAGACCTGGCATCACTCCTTTCCATGATACCTCCTCTTCTTGAGTTTCCTGGTTGCCACTCAGCTGCCTCCTCATGTTCCCATCCCTCAATTCCAGTTACTACCGATGTTTAACAGACGTTTTCCAAAACAGTGGTGTAAGAGCCATTTTTTGATACCCACAGATGCTGTGGGTAAGGAATTTGGGCAGGGCACAGCTGACATTGATTGTTCATTCTCCTTGGTTAGAAAGTCTTTGAGGTTTAGGGGTATCTCAACAAATGGGGGGCTGGAATCATCTGCAGACATGTTCACTCATATGGCTTGTAAGTGATCACAGCTGAGGGCTGGGACCTCTTTATAGGCTGTGGACTAGGGCAGCTACATGGGCCTTGCTCCCTGGCATGGGCTTCCTCCCAGCAGGTCAGTAGTCAGGGATACCAGGCTTCATACATGGCCACCCAGGACTTGGAAAGTCAATAAGACTGAagatgcattatttttttctgacccaACCTTGGGATTCATGTTGTGTTACTTTTGGCACCCTGATTCAAGAGGAGGGGGCATAGACCTCCCCCCCCTTCTCAGTGGGTGATGTGTCAACGTGATCTTGTGAAGAGGATGTGGGATGTGGCCCATCTGGGAAACTTTAACCTGCATCACTCTGTACATTCCATTCTCCAGAGTGGACTTAAAAAGCTGAAGCCAGATTACTGCACACTCCTGCTGTACAGTCTTTCCATGACTGCTCACCCCACCTACAATAAAATCTAGATTCCTGGTAAGACTTCTAGCCTCATCTCTTTTCTTGTCTCCATTGCTCACCATGACCTCTACTCTGATCCTCCTTACATCAAACTGTACCTGTCCCAGGCCCTTTCCACATGTAGTCCCCTCTGTCTGGGAAGCCCAGGTTCTTCTGAATTTGCCTCTTTCTCATCCTTTAGTTACAAAAGCACACCCTAGGGAGGCTCTCCTTGAGTACACAACACTGTCCACTCATTATTATCTCATtgtgtttcatttctttgaaCACTGTCACAGCTTGAACTTAAGAGCTCCAGCGCTTTGTTCTAGTTTATCTGCATCCTTGTCTAAGTGGGACTCCACCAGAAGCTTGTCCGTCTTGCTCACTGCTGAGTGTTTAGGTAGGAGATCAGGTATCAGGGGCCAGAAGCGTGGATGGAAGGGGGTGGCTAAGAGTATTGCACAGAGGaggttgtgtgtgtttgtttatcaTGTGTCTCAAAGTGGATCTCTAGGTTTAT
The nucleotide sequence above comes from Canis aureus isolate CA01 chromosome 19, VMU_Caureus_v.1.0, whole genome shotgun sequence. Encoded proteins:
- the SYDE1 gene encoding rho GTPase-activating protein SYDE1; the encoded protein is MAEPLLRKTFSRLRGREKLPRKKSDAKERGRPAQRPEPSPPEPEPQAPEGSQAGAEVPPSPETSRSPARGAYLQSLEPSSRRWVLGGAKPPEEAALGPRAPGSGEPAGEIWYNPIPEEDSRPLAPEPPGPQPGSAEPEGPASQGAAPASPPTKTSRTKSPGPARRLSMKMKKLPDLRRRLSLRGTRAGRERERAAPEGSVISRYHLDSSVGTPGRAAGAGATRGPRAGYLSDGDSPERPAGPPSPTAFRPYEVGPTARAPPAALWGRLSLHLYGLGGLRPAPGATPRDLCCLLQVDGVARARTGPLRGGPDFLRLDHTFHLELEAARLLRALVLAWDPGVRRHRPCAQGTVLLPTVFRGCQAQQLAVRLEPQGLLYAKLTLSEQQEAPGTDEPRVFGLPLPLLVEREQPPGQVPLIIQKCVGQIERRGLRVVGLYRLCGSAAVKKELRDAFERDSAAVCLSEDLYPDINVITGILKDYLRELPTPLITQPLYQVVLEAMAQGPPSRAPSSTEGTRELLNCLPDVERATLTLLLDHLRLVSSFHAHNRMTPQNLAVCFGPVLLPARQAPSRPRIRSSGPGLSNAVDFKRHIEVLHYLLQAWPDPRRPPEPPGLAPYLRPKRQPPLHLPLAGPEVVARPRGRGGPESPPSNRYAGDWSVCGRDFLPCGRDFLSGPDYDHVTGGYSEDEDEEAGEPAGAADFDDDFEAPFNPHLNLKDFDALILDLERELSKQINVCL